A stretch of Brassica rapa cultivar Chiifu-401-42 chromosome A08, CAAS_Brap_v3.01, whole genome shotgun sequence DNA encodes these proteins:
- the LOC117127377 gene encoding uncharacterized protein LOC117127377 yields MVVGKTVFRMECYPKTVRLMTVLSDLETDVERLRSIVSSISIVDIHPHSDERFLPTLTRTLYKYESRVNSYYNLNHIALLSLNFRSYQIRNTMADNLRRAIQDLNLGADDAPEMLPQAVCHEAVRVNQFSLMGRPLIRRKQNIRAMLTSLPRMWGLTGLITGRLIERTKFQFVFPSEEMMRSVINRGPWAFNDRMLVVQRWTPDLMEEELNTIPFWVQIRGIPLQYLTADVIQHIGDRIGEVKDVDFNPETASAIEFVRVKILWNVNLPLRFQKNFQFVPGVNTLLRFRYERLRGFCETCGMLTHDTGECLNQPQHHPEEGDDHDANDGGEGHQQAEDAAPDNQNAEMGNPNEDSDGSAADLGEDRVEDGVYRAQAASAGVQHALRDEDWHQHTVRRNLFVDTLLEECLTGDGGLLPASRRQSQDHVSIDGGWSSDRTFQQYGSFLESGSASGESSRKRQREEEVFADKFPIVSEKYSKIESAQGNNSLRKIQTDYGAMEDETDTLTPPSFCRGAVGPNPPTPP; encoded by the coding sequence ATGGTGGTCGGAAAAACAGTTTTCCGAATGGAATGTTATCCAAAAACCGTTCGTCTGATGACGGTTTTGTCAGATTTAGAGACAGATGTGGAGCGGTTGCGCTCGATTGTCTCCTCGATCTCCATAGTGGACATTCACCCCCACTCTGATGAACGGTTTCTTCCCACTCTCACCCGGACTCTCTATAAATATGAATCTCGGGTAAACTCTTACTACAATCTCAATCATATTGCTTTACTTTCTCTTAATTTTCGCTCATATCAAATTCGTAACACAATGGCTGATAACTTACGCCGAGCGATCCAAGATCTCAATCTGGGAGCAGATGATGCGCCTGAGATGCTACCACAAGCAGTGTGCCATGAAGCGGTTCGGGTGAACCAATTCTCACTAATGGGGCGTCCTCTAATCCGCAGGAAGCAGAACATACGAGCAATGCTCACCTCTCTGCCGCGAATGTGGGGTCTCACTGGTCTCATTACTGGGAGACTGATTGAACGTACCaagtttcaatttgtttttccATCTGAAGAAATGATGCGCTCGGTTATCAACCGGGGTCCTTGGGCTTTCAATGACAGGATGCTGGTGGTTCAGAGATGGACTCCGGATCTGATGGAGGAGGAGTTAAACACCATTCCTTTTTGGGTTCAGATAAGGGGCATTCCGCTGCAGTACCTGACTGCTGACGTGATCCAGCACATTGGTGATAGGATTGGTGAAGTGAAGGATGTTGATTTCAATCCTGAAACTGCCTCAGCAATTGAGTTTGTTCGAGTGAAGATTCTTTGGAATGTCAACCTTCCTCTTCGTTTCCAGAAGAATTTTCAATTTGTTCCGGGAGTTAATACTCTCCTTCGGTTCAGATATGAAAGATTGAGGGGTTTTTGTGAGACATGTGGTATGCTAACTCATGACACTGGCGAGTGTCTTAATCAACCTCAACATCACCCAGAGGAAGGAGATGATCATGATGCTAATGATGGTGGTGAAGGACATCAACAAGCAGAGGATGCGGCACCAGATAATCAGAATGCAGAGATGGGAAATCCAAATGAGGACTCTGACGGAAGTGCAGCTGACTTGGGGGAAGATCGGGTAGAAGATGGTGTGTATCGTGCTCAAGCTGCTTCTGCTGGGGTCCAGCATGCCCTGCGTGATGAGGATTGGCATCAACACACTGTGAGGCGTAATCTGTTTGTTGACACTCTGCTGGAGGAGTGTCTTACTGGAGATGGAGGTCTTCTTCCAGCCTCTAGGAGGCAATCTCAGGATCATGTTAGCATCGATGGAGGTTGGTCTTCTGATCGTACTTTCCAGCAATATGGGAGCTTCTTGGAATCTGGAAGTGCTTCTGGAGAGTCATCTCGTAAAAGACAGAGAGAAGAGGAGGTGTTTGCGGATAAGTTCCCCATTGTTTCCGAGAAGTACTCCAAGATAGAGTCAGCTCAAGGCAACAACTCTTTACGGAAAATCCAGACGGATTATGGTGCGATGGAGGATGAGACTGACACTCTCACTCCTCCTTCTTTCTGCAGAGGCGCGGTGGGCCCGAATCCACCAACTCCACCATGA
- the LOC103834393 gene encoding V-type proton ATPase subunit c1 yields MSTFSGDETAPFFGFLGAAAALVFSCMGAAYGTAKSGVGVASMGVMRPELVMKSIVPVVMAGVLGIYGLIIAVIISTGINPKAKSYYLFDGYAHLSSGLACGLAGLSAGMAIGIVGDAGVRANAQQPKLFVGMILILIFAEALALYGLIVGIILSSRAGQSRAE; encoded by the exons ATGTCTACGTTCAGCGGCGACGAAACAGCTCCCTTCTTCGGTTTCCTCGGCGCCGCAGCCGCACTCGTCTTCTCCT GTATGGGAGCTGCTTATGGAACGGCAAAGAGTGGTGTTGGTGTGGCTTCCATGGGAGTGATGAGACCCGAGCTTGTGATGAAATCCATTGTCCCTGTTGTTATGGCTGGTGTGTTGGGTATTTACGGATTGATTATTGCTGTTATCATCAGTACCGGGATTAACCCCAAGGCTAAGTCTTACTACCTCTTCGACGGATACGCCCATCTCTCTTCTGGTCTTGCTTGTGGTCTTGCTGGTCTTTCCGCTGGAATGGCCATTGGTATTGTCGGAGATGCTGGTGTCAG ggCAAATGCTCAGCAGCCTAAGCTCTTTGTCGGGATGATTCTTATCCTTATCTTCGCAGAAGCGCTTGCTCTTTACGGGCTTATTGTAGGAATTATCCTCTCCTCTAGAGCTGGCCAGTCTAGAGCTGAATGA